One Hippoglossus hippoglossus isolate fHipHip1 chromosome 5, fHipHip1.pri, whole genome shotgun sequence genomic window carries:
- the setmar gene encoding histone-lysine N-methyltransferase SETMAR, whose protein sequence is MHVSVDRTMQSTDRTRAVDLSHGLEDVPVLINCSAGVQTLPEFQYSPDNVEGPGCTADPSEVTLPGCSCRSLSCCTESCSCLKIHGQAYDGTGTLLDLSRTDSGYCSPVFECNTLCSCGDTCFNRVVQRGLRLRLEVYSTGNRGWGVRTLESIPRGMFVCEYAGEVISFGEARRRQLNQRSEENNYIIAVREHAGTGSVMETFVDPAVVGNVGRFLNHSCQPNLLMLPVRVHSVVPRLALFAGRDIEAREELTFDYSGGYSNQTPVEVLSTQRDTDVQANRTEGLQRKACLCGANKCAVFLPLDLSILK, encoded by the exons ATGCACGTGTCCGTGGACAGGACCATGCAGTCCACGGACAGGACTCGTGCTGTGGATTTGAGTCACGGTCTGGAGGATGTCCCTGTTCTGATTAACTGCAGCGCAGGCGTTCAGACGCTTCCTGAATTCCAG TATTCCCCAGATAACGTTGAGGGACCTGGATGCACAGCTGACCCCAGTGAAGTCACCCTCCCTGGATGCTCCTGTCGTTCCCTCTCCTGCTGCACTGAGAGCTGCTCCTGCCTGAAGATTCACGGGCAGGCATATGACGGCACCGGCACACTACTGGACCTTAGCCGAACAGACTCTGGTTACTGCTCACCCGTGTTTGAGTGTAATACCCTTTGCTCCTGCGGCGACACCTGCTTTAACCGTGTTGTCCAGAGAGGACTCAGACTCAGGCTGGAGGTTTACAGCACCGGGAACAGGGGCTGGGGTGTACGGACACTAGAATCAATCCCACgtgggatgtttgtgtgtgagtatgcAGGAGAGGTCATCAGTTTTGGGGAGGCCAGACGCAGACAGCTCAACCAGAGATCTGAAGAAAATAATTACATCATCGCTGTGAGGGAGCATGCAGGTACTGGCTCCGTAATGGAGACGTTTGTGGACCCAGCTGTGGTGGGGAATGTAGGCCGCTTTCTGAATCATTCCTGCCAGCCCAACCTGCTCATGCTGCCAGTCCGTGTGCACTCTGTAGTCCCCCGACTGGCGCTGTTTGCTGGACGGGACATTGAGGCACGCGAGGAGCTGACGTTTGACTACTCAGGAGGATACAGTAACCAAACACCTGTAGAGGTGCTGTCCACACAGAGGGACACTGACGTGCAGGCCAATAGGACAGAGGGACTTCAAAGGAAAGCATGTCTCTGTGGCGCTAACAAGTGTGCAGTGTTCCTTCCACTGGATTTATCTATTCTCAAATAA